A genome region from Sphingobacteriaceae bacterium GW460-11-11-14-LB5 includes the following:
- a CDS encoding sugar isomerase, whose amino-acid sequence MNIEQNQIEKHNDSLLTSHQRKLSFLKEDWAHVDLESVIQKLVDFQIAIPSWALGTGGTRFGRFAITGGEPRTIEEKIEDVGLLHALNGASGAISLHIPWDIPQNAEALKTLAAGYGLKFDAMNSNTFQDQKGAAHSYKFGSLQNVNKDIRKQAIEHNIEVIKHGIALGSDALTVWLADGSCFPGQLNFRKAFENTLESLQEIYSALPEDWKMFVEYKAFEPNFYSTTVGDWGQSLLYASKLGKKAYTLVDLGHHLPNANIEQIVALLLMEGKLGGFHFNDSKYGDDDLTAGSIKPYQLFLIFNELVEGMDAKGMNHAKDLGWMIDASHNVKDPLEDLLQSVEAIMIAYAQALLVDRKALNEAQNNNDVAKAQEILQHTFRSDLRALVAEARLRAGAALSPIALYRGLEVRNQLVNHRGNTVATGL is encoded by the coding sequence ATGAATATCGAGCAGAACCAAATAGAAAAGCATAACGACTCCCTTTTAACCTCGCATCAGCGCAAACTTTCTTTCTTAAAGGAAGATTGGGCACACGTTGATCTGGAAAGCGTAATCCAGAAACTGGTCGATTTTCAGATTGCCATTCCAAGCTGGGCATTGGGTACCGGCGGAACACGTTTTGGCCGTTTTGCCATTACCGGCGGCGAACCGCGTACCATTGAAGAAAAAATTGAAGATGTAGGTTTACTTCATGCCCTTAATGGTGCAAGTGGTGCCATTTCGCTTCACATTCCCTGGGATATCCCTCAAAATGCAGAAGCTTTAAAAACGCTGGCCGCTGGCTATGGTTTAAAGTTCGATGCCATGAACTCAAATACTTTTCAGGATCAGAAAGGTGCTGCACACAGTTATAAATTTGGTTCTTTGCAGAATGTAAATAAAGATATCCGCAAGCAAGCGATTGAACATAATATCGAAGTAATTAAACATGGTATTGCATTGGGATCTGATGCCTTAACCGTTTGGCTTGCCGATGGTTCTTGTTTCCCTGGTCAGCTTAATTTCCGTAAAGCCTTCGAAAATACTTTAGAAAGCCTTCAGGAGATTTATTCAGCCCTGCCGGAAGATTGGAAAATGTTTGTCGAATACAAAGCCTTCGAACCTAACTTTTATTCAACTACGGTTGGCGATTGGGGACAATCATTGTTGTACGCAAGTAAACTGGGTAAAAAAGCCTATACTTTGGTCGATTTGGGGCACCATCTGCCTAATGCAAATATCGAGCAGATTGTGGCTTTATTGTTAATGGAAGGAAAATTGGGTGGTTTCCACTTCAACGATTCTAAATACGGAGATGATGATTTAACCGCCGGAAGCATTAAACCTTACCAATTGTTTTTGATTTTTAATGAACTGGTAGAAGGTATGGATGCAAAAGGAATGAACCATGCAAAAGATTTAGGCTGGATGATCGATGCTTCGCACAATGTGAAAGATCCGCTAGAGGATTTATTACAATCGGTAGAAGCGATTATGATCGCCTATGCACAGGCATTACTGGTGGATAGAAAAGCATTAAACGAAGCACAAAATAACAACGATGTAGCCAAAGCGCAGGAAATTTTACAACATACTTTCCGTAGCGATTTAAGGGCTTTAGTCGCCGAAGCCAGGTTAAGAGCTGGAGCAGCCTTATCACCAATCGCCTTATACCGTGGTTTAGAAGTTAGAAATCAATTAGTTAATCACCGCGGAAATACTGTTGCCACAGGTTTGTAA
- a CDS encoding carbohydrate kinase, which yields MPKPVIAIFDVGKTNKKLFLIDENYSIVYERSARFVETVDEDGEPCENLESLRSSVYDSLHQVLQLKEFDVRAINFSTYGASFVYLDENGNPLTPLYNYLKEYPEALKKAFYAEYGGEEKISLETASPILGSLNSGMQLYRLKNEKPEIFKKVKWALHLPQYLSYLITGKAVADITSIGCHTQLWDFNKSEYHNWVKTEKIDEKFGTFTPADSSLKTNFEGSSVKVGVGLHDSSAALIPYLANFNTPFVLISTGTWCISLNPFNQEPLTAEELKQDCLCYMHFKGKAVKASRIFAGYEHEVQLKRIAEHFDRAAYLFKHLKFNPSMILKLANKIPENRQEQQGFSASSAFPERDLNLFQTAEEAYHQLIFDLIKQQIYSLKLILNTGVKRIFVDGGFGKNAIYMHLLATSIPDIEVYASSVSQATAIGTALAINDAWNENPAPTDMIQLKYYSAIQRTIEL from the coding sequence ATGCCAAAACCTGTTATTGCCATATTTGATGTTGGGAAAACGAATAAAAAACTGTTTCTGATTGACGAAAACTACAGTATCGTTTACGAGCGGTCTGCACGTTTTGTTGAAACAGTTGATGAAGATGGCGAACCATGCGAAAATCTCGAAAGCCTGCGTTCATCAGTTTACGATTCCCTGCATCAGGTTTTGCAGTTGAAAGAGTTCGATGTCAGGGCCATTAATTTCTCTACTTATGGGGCCAGTTTTGTTTATCTGGATGAAAATGGCAATCCGCTTACACCGCTTTATAATTATTTAAAAGAATATCCTGAGGCGCTTAAAAAAGCCTTTTATGCAGAATATGGCGGTGAGGAGAAGATTTCGTTAGAAACCGCCTCACCAATTTTGGGTAGTTTAAATTCGGGTATGCAATTGTATCGCCTGAAGAACGAAAAGCCAGAAATATTTAAAAAAGTGAAGTGGGCTTTACACCTCCCTCAATATTTAAGTTATCTGATCACGGGTAAGGCAGTTGCCGATATTACCAGTATCGGGTGCCATACCCAGCTTTGGGATTTCAACAAAAGTGAATACCACAACTGGGTTAAAACCGAAAAAATCGATGAGAAATTTGGCACATTTACCCCTGCCGATTCCAGCCTGAAAACTAATTTCGAAGGCAGTAGTGTAAAAGTTGGTGTTGGCCTGCACGATAGTTCAGCCGCATTGATTCCCTATCTGGCCAATTTTAATACGCCATTTGTACTCATCTCAACCGGAACCTGGTGCATTAGTTTAAATCCTTTTAACCAGGAACCTTTAACGGCCGAAGAACTTAAACAAGATTGCCTGTGTTACATGCATTTTAAGGGCAAAGCGGTTAAAGCTTCACGTATTTTTGCAGGTTACGAACACGAGGTGCAGCTAAAACGCATTGCCGAACATTTCGATCGTGCGGCCTATCTGTTTAAACATTTGAAGTTTAACCCTTCAATGATTTTGAAACTGGCGAATAAAATTCCTGAAAACCGACAAGAACAACAGGGTTTTTCAGCAAGTTCTGCCTTTCCGGAGCGTGATTTAAATCTCTTTCAAACAGCAGAGGAAGCCTATCATCAATTGATTTTTGATTTGATCAAACAGCAGATTTATTCGTTAAAGCTGATCCTGAACACTGGCGTGAAAAGGATTTTTGTAGATGGCGGTTTTGGCAAAAATGCAATTTACATGCACTTGTTGGCTACCTCTATTCCAGATATTGAAGTTTACGCCTCTTCGGTTTCGCAGGCTACGGCCATAGGCACAGCTTTGGCCATAAATGATGCCTGGAATGAAAACCCTGCACCAACGGATATGATCCAGTTAAAATACTATTCTGCCATACAACGTACAATAGAACTTTAG
- a CDS encoding transcriptional regulator, with amino-acid sequence MKPEDLIPYLNVDEYSSTPKYKQLTNAILAAIESGKLLKNSLLPSINELSFSLEMSRDTAEKGYRNLRKLGVVDSVPGKGYFIINTDFSRKLKVCLLFNKLSTHKKIIYDSFTKTLGERAAIDFYIYNNDFALFKKMIVAKRDDYSHFVIIPHFLEGGENAHEIINTIPKEKLVILDKLLPGVTGDYAAAYENFAQDIYAALEQALDRLSHYRTLKIIFPKNSYFPHEILTGFYRFCQQYAFDHKVIHNIKDEEINPGEVYINLMEDDLVTLIERLIAQKLKIGKDVGVISYNETPLKRIILDGITTISTDFSELGAQAAEFILNGKTEKVAVPFYLNLRKSL; translated from the coding sequence TTGAAACCAGAAGATTTAATCCCCTATCTCAACGTCGATGAGTATTCGTCGACGCCGAAATACAAGCAGTTAACCAACGCCATTTTGGCTGCAATTGAAAGTGGTAAGCTTCTGAAAAATAGCTTGTTGCCTTCGATAAACGAGCTGAGTTTCAGTCTGGAAATGTCGAGGGATACTGCCGAAAAAGGTTACCGCAACCTCCGGAAACTCGGGGTGGTTGATTCTGTACCGGGCAAGGGTTATTTTATTATTAATACCGATTTCTCGCGCAAACTCAAGGTTTGCCTGCTTTTTAATAAGCTCAGTACACACAAAAAGATCATTTACGATTCCTTCACCAAAACCTTAGGAGAGCGTGCCGCAATCGATTTTTATATTTACAATAACGACTTTGCGCTGTTTAAAAAAATGATCGTGGCCAAACGTGATGATTATTCGCACTTTGTGATTATCCCACATTTTTTGGAAGGGGGCGAAAATGCGCACGAAATTATCAATACCATCCCTAAAGAAAAACTGGTGATCCTTGATAAATTGCTGCCGGGGGTAACAGGTGATTATGCTGCGGCTTACGAAAACTTTGCGCAGGATATTTACGCCGCTTTAGAACAGGCTTTAGACCGACTTTCGCATTACCGCACGCTGAAAATTATCTTTCCAAAAAACAGTTATTTTCCGCACGAAATACTCACTGGTTTTTACCGGTTCTGCCAGCAATATGCTTTCGACCATAAAGTAATCCACAATATCAAAGATGAAGAAATTAATCCGGGTGAGGTGTACATTAACCTGATGGAAGATGACCTGGTAACACTCATTGAACGATTGATTGCCCAAAAACTTAAAATCGGGAAAGATGTTGGCGTAATTTCTTATAACGAAACGCCTTTAAAAAGGATTATTTTAGATGGGATTACAACAATCTCGACTGATTTTAGCGAATTAGGTGCCCAGGCGGCAGAGTTTATTCTCAATGGAAAAACCGAGAAGGTAGCAGTGCCTTTTTATTTGAATTTGCGTAAATCACTTTAG
- a CDS encoding DNA helicase — translation MSEQVTAHQVSEHNPYDYILKDFNLKNLSQIVILKHLSGLIHTDVKGFYQLFPEQIEIDFAAFSDEASGLPFPIVQVQQNDNSVKLSCRCTTPKHKLCEHQARVLYNILQRQDLLIFFDSNLRKQKLSKIAIDYGLEKEANLDLLFNLRYENGQLDIRPKMDALQPFHKEAQQNLQELLLPATKGNTKVQAKNDRGKMILVFGQHRYYNNLTVELFEAETTKSGKVKNPVKGINPADLLFKTNDNDLLKFYSGITTFQQNYNNDQSEAEIEALKAIVKNPLQIPFYLQDSKQSAAIQASTITAVDVHLLEVDLRLSVNQRDDYYEITGRLIIEGKSYELDNLVLVHQYFVKLKDQLYLIGRLDFLRVIGFFKKQSNRLILHKTKYPEFQKVILVPLEGSIHVDYSYLKPATKSQIEEKGFDLENEQLIYLSESEDYILLTPVMRYGNLEIPVLSKKQIQAQDKLGNLFTLHRDENAELQFIGNVLKQHPFFYDQETNDSFYLHRKRFLEEAWFLEAFEAWRNKGIHILGFNQLKNNKLSEFQAKINIEVLSGTDWFETKVKVKFGKQQVALKHLHKSIRNKSKFVTLDDGTQGILPHEWIEKFAAYFNAGEVTEEAILTPKIKFASINELYEDALLDGDVKNELKLYKQKFEGTDSIQEVEVPKGLTATLRHYQKDGLNWLNFLDDFNFGSCLADDMGLGKTIQVLAFILSQREKVKYNTNLVVVPASLIFNWKAEVDKFAPSIKVKTIYAGERTKTTDTFDDYEIILTSYGTLLSDIRFLKDYRFNYIFLDESQLIKNPDSQRYKAVRMLQSRNKVTMTGTPIENNTFDLYGQLSFACPGLFGSKQQFADLYSTPIDQFKDSRRAEELQQKIRPFILRRTKEQVAKELPDKTEIVLYCEMGTEQREVYEANKKEIQDFILGKQEDELPKSSMHVLKSITTLRQICNSAALLADGKSYLQASSKIDVLMEQIESKAGNHKILVFSQFVTMLDLIKKQLESRGIKYEYLTGQTRKRAEVVSSFQQNADIPVFLISLKAGGTGLNLTEADYVYLVDPWWNPAVENQAIDRAYRIGQHKNVMAVRLICPDTIEEKIMKLQATKKDLVKDLIQTDGSLFKNLTKKELLGLLS, via the coding sequence ATGAGTGAACAGGTAACCGCACATCAGGTATCAGAGCATAATCCTTACGATTATATTTTAAAGGATTTTAACCTGAAAAATCTTAGCCAGATTGTTATCCTTAAACATTTAAGCGGACTCATTCATACTGATGTTAAAGGCTTTTATCAGCTTTTTCCAGAGCAGATTGAAATCGATTTTGCGGCCTTTAGCGATGAAGCTTCTGGCTTACCTTTTCCGATTGTTCAGGTACAGCAAAACGATAATTCAGTAAAGCTTTCTTGCCGTTGTACCACACCGAAACATAAACTCTGCGAACACCAGGCAAGGGTTTTGTATAATATCCTTCAGCGTCAGGATCTGCTCATATTTTTCGATAGTAACCTGCGGAAGCAAAAGCTTAGTAAAATTGCAATCGATTACGGATTGGAAAAAGAAGCGAATCTTGATTTGCTGTTTAATCTCCGCTACGAAAACGGCCAGTTAGATATCCGCCCTAAAATGGATGCCCTCCAGCCATTCCATAAAGAAGCTCAACAAAATTTACAGGAACTTTTATTGCCGGCAACTAAAGGTAATACAAAAGTACAGGCCAAAAACGATCGGGGTAAAATGATCCTGGTTTTTGGACAACACCGTTATTACAACAATTTAACGGTAGAATTATTTGAGGCCGAAACGACTAAAAGCGGCAAAGTTAAAAACCCGGTAAAAGGCATTAATCCTGCAGATCTGCTTTTTAAAACCAACGATAATGATCTGCTCAAGTTTTATAGCGGTATCACCACTTTTCAACAGAATTACAATAACGATCAAAGCGAAGCGGAGATAGAGGCCTTGAAGGCGATCGTTAAAAATCCGCTACAGATTCCTTTTTACCTGCAGGACAGTAAACAGTCTGCCGCTATTCAGGCCTCAACCATTACAGCCGTTGATGTGCACTTGCTGGAAGTAGACCTGCGTCTTTCTGTAAACCAACGCGATGATTATTATGAGATTACAGGTCGGTTGATCATCGAAGGGAAATCATACGAACTGGATAACCTGGTGTTGGTACACCAGTATTTTGTTAAACTTAAAGATCAGCTGTATTTAATTGGCAGACTCGATTTTCTACGCGTAATCGGGTTTTTCAAAAAACAGAGCAACCGGTTAATCCTGCACAAAACAAAATACCCCGAATTTCAAAAAGTTATTTTGGTGCCGCTAGAAGGCAGTATCCATGTCGATTATTCTTACTTAAAGCCTGCTACCAAAAGCCAGATTGAAGAAAAAGGTTTCGATCTCGAAAATGAGCAATTGATTTATCTGTCAGAATCTGAAGATTATATTCTCCTTACACCGGTAATGCGCTATGGGAATTTAGAAATACCTGTGCTGTCTAAAAAGCAAATCCAGGCGCAGGATAAACTGGGTAATCTCTTTACCTTACACCGCGACGAAAATGCCGAGCTGCAGTTTATCGGAAATGTGCTGAAACAGCATCCTTTTTTCTACGATCAGGAAACCAACGATTCTTTTTACCTGCATCGTAAACGCTTTCTGGAAGAAGCCTGGTTCCTCGAAGCTTTTGAAGCATGGCGGAATAAAGGCATACATATTTTAGGTTTCAACCAGCTCAAAAACAATAAATTAAGTGAATTTCAGGCTAAAATTAATATCGAGGTTTTAAGTGGAACAGATTGGTTCGAAACCAAAGTAAAAGTGAAGTTTGGCAAGCAGCAGGTTGCGCTAAAACATTTACATAAATCGATCAGGAACAAAAGTAAGTTTGTGACACTTGATGACGGAACACAGGGCATACTGCCACACGAATGGATCGAAAAATTTGCTGCTTATTTTAATGCGGGAGAAGTTACCGAAGAGGCCATTCTTACGCCAAAAATTAAATTTGCTTCCATCAATGAACTTTATGAAGATGCATTATTGGATGGGGATGTAAAAAACGAGTTGAAACTATATAAGCAGAAATTCGAAGGTACAGACTCAATCCAGGAGGTTGAAGTACCAAAAGGTTTAACCGCCACTTTACGCCATTACCAAAAGGATGGTTTAAACTGGCTCAACTTTTTGGATGATTTTAATTTCGGTTCCTGCCTGGCAGATGATATGGGATTGGGTAAAACCATTCAGGTTTTGGCTTTCATTTTATCACAGCGCGAAAAAGTAAAATACAATACCAATCTGGTGGTGGTTCCGGCTTCATTAATCTTTAACTGGAAGGCCGAAGTAGATAAATTTGCACCTTCCATAAAGGTAAAAACCATTTATGCCGGCGAAAGGACCAAAACGACTGACACTTTCGATGATTACGAAATCATTTTAACCTCTTACGGAACACTGCTTTCTGATATCCGTTTTTTGAAAGATTATCGCTTTAACTATATCTTTTTGGATGAATCGCAGTTGATCAAAAACCCGGATTCGCAACGTTATAAAGCGGTAAGGATGCTGCAATCGAGAAATAAAGTAACCATGACGGGAACGCCTATTGAGAACAATACTTTTGATTTATACGGGCAGTTGTCGTTCGCTTGTCCGGGCTTATTTGGCAGTAAACAGCAGTTTGCCGATTTATATTCAACCCCGATTGATCAGTTTAAGGATAGTAGAAGGGCAGAAGAGCTTCAGCAAAAAATCAGGCCGTTTATTCTCCGCAGAACGAAAGAACAGGTGGCGAAAGAACTTCCCGATAAAACAGAAATTGTACTGTATTGCGAAATGGGAACGGAGCAGCGCGAAGTGTACGAGGCCAATAAAAAGGAAATCCAGGATTTTATTCTGGGTAAACAGGAAGATGAGCTACCTAAAAGCTCGATGCATGTGCTGAAAAGCATTACCACCTTACGGCAAATCTGTAATTCGGCCGCATTATTGGCCGATGGAAAATCATATTTACAGGCTTCCTCAAAAATTGATGTGCTGATGGAGCAGATTGAAAGTAAGGCTGGCAACCATAAAATCCTCGTTTTTTCTCAGTTTGTAACCATGCTCGATCTGATTAAAAAACAATTGGAAAGCCGAGGCATTAAATACGAATACCTTACCGGGCAAACCCGTAAAAGGGCAGAAGTGGTTAGCTCTTTTCAACAAAATGCTGATATTCCTGTTTTTCTGATCAGTTTAAAGGCCGGTGGAACCGGATTGAACCTTACCGAAGCCGATTATGTTTACCTGGTCGACCCATGGTGGAACCCCGCGGTAGAAAACCAGGCCATAGATCGGGCATATCGTATTGGTCAGCATAAAAATGTGATGGCTGTACGTTTAATCTGCCCTGATACGATCGAGGAGAAAATTATGAAGCTTCAGGCCACCAAAAAGGATTTGGTTAAGGATCTGATCCAAACGGATGGAAGTTTATTCAAAAATTTAACCAAAAAAGAGTTGTTGGGGTTGTTGAGTTAA
- a CDS encoding thymidine kinase codes for MLFSEQNFRRRGEFSGSIEVVCGSMFSGKTEELIRRLKRAQIAKLNVEIFKPRTDTRYHETAVVSHDLNSINSTPVDSASAILLLGTNTQVVGIDEAQFFDDELPDVCNKLALKGIRVIVAGLDMDFTGKPFGPMPALMAIAEHVTKVNAVCVCCGNPALYSYRTVADEATVLLGEKESYEPRCRACYNLGKG; via the coding sequence ATGTTATTTAGCGAACAAAATTTTAGAAGAAGGGGCGAATTTTCGGGAAGTATAGAAGTGGTATGTGGCTCTATGTTTTCGGGTAAAACGGAAGAACTGATCCGCAGGTTAAAAAGAGCCCAGATTGCTAAACTGAATGTCGAAATTTTTAAACCGCGTACCGATACCCGTTACCACGAAACTGCTGTGGTATCGCACGATTTAAACTCGATAAACTCTACCCCTGTGGATAGTGCTTCGGCCATTTTATTACTCGGCACCAATACGCAGGTGGTGGGCATAGATGAAGCGCAGTTTTTTGACGATGAACTTCCTGATGTTTGCAATAAACTGGCCCTTAAAGGTATACGTGTGATTGTTGCAGGCCTGGATATGGATTTCACGGGCAAACCCTTTGGCCCTATGCCTGCATTAATGGCCATTGCCGAACATGTTACCAAAGTAAATGCGGTTTGTGTTTGCTGTGGAAACCCTGCCCTTTACAGTTACCGGACCGTTGCCGATGAAGCCACCGTTTTACTGGGCGAAAAGGAAAGTTATGAGCCACGTTGCAGGGCTTGCTATAATCTGGGCAAAGGATAA
- a CDS encoding rod shape-determining protein RodA yields the protein MQQQQGNRFFFNVDWITVLIYIALCAIGFVNIYASVPPEQTAVFGFSTLYGKQLIYIITGLILGLSILLFDGRLFNVFSPFIYGGTLLLLMAVLLIGNKVAGNQAWIAIGSFKLQPAEFAKFGTALLLARYVGAFNPKFRDIKSIMIAGLIVGAPLLLIMLQPDTGSALVFLAFMFPLYREGLSGYFLLIFLGMIVLFIADFLVPTYILIIIITTIAGLFIYNNRRKQKIIFSTVLVTVFAIGYLFLIKIAYEKVLAPHQRSRIELMLGLKTDNKGAGYNVIQSQIAIGSGQGTGRGFLQGTQTKYGYVPEQSTDFIFSTIGEEWGFMGCSVVIGLYMFLLLRLVNLAERQRSTFSRVYGYSVACILFFHVFINIGMTIGIIPVIGIPLPLISYGGSSLWSFTILLFIFLKLDSNRMGFI from the coding sequence ATGCAGCAGCAACAGGGAAACCGTTTTTTCTTTAATGTAGATTGGATTACTGTTTTAATCTATATCGCTTTATGCGCTATTGGTTTTGTCAACATTTATGCTTCCGTTCCACCCGAGCAAACTGCCGTGTTTGGTTTTAGCACGCTTTACGGCAAGCAGTTAATTTATATCATCACCGGTTTAATTTTAGGCTTATCGATCTTATTATTTGATGGTAGGCTTTTCAATGTCTTCTCGCCCTTTATTTATGGCGGTACATTGCTCTTATTGATGGCCGTATTGCTGATCGGAAATAAAGTAGCCGGAAACCAGGCATGGATTGCCATAGGCTCTTTTAAACTTCAACCGGCCGAATTTGCCAAGTTCGGCACGGCATTGCTTCTGGCAAGGTATGTTGGGGCATTTAACCCCAAATTCCGTGATATTAAATCAATCATGATTGCGGGATTAATCGTTGGTGCACCACTATTGTTAATCATGCTTCAGCCCGATACGGGTTCGGCATTGGTGTTTCTTGCATTTATGTTCCCGTTATACCGCGAGGGCTTATCAGGATACTTTCTATTGATATTTTTGGGAATGATTGTGCTCTTTATTGCCGATTTCTTAGTACCAACCTATATCTTAATCATCATTATTACCACCATTGCCGGCCTCTTTATTTACAATAACAGAAGGAAACAAAAAATAATCTTCTCTACGGTATTGGTAACCGTTTTCGCTATTGGCTATCTGTTTTTAATCAAAATTGCCTACGAAAAAGTTTTAGCACCCCACCAACGCAGCCGTATCGAATTAATGTTAGGGCTTAAAACCGATAATAAAGGTGCGGGTTATAATGTAATTCAATCGCAGATTGCCATAGGCTCGGGCCAGGGAACCGGTCGTGGATTTTTACAGGGTACGCAAACTAAATATGGTTATGTACCAGAGCAAAGCACCGACTTTATCTTCTCTACCATTGGTGAAGAATGGGGATTTATGGGCTGTTCGGTGGTGATAGGTTTATACATGTTCCTGCTACTCCGATTGGTTAATTTGGCAGAAAGGCAGCGATCTACCTTCTCCAGGGTGTATGGCTATAGCGTAGCCTGTATCCTCTTTTTTCATGTGTTTATTAATATCGGCATGACCATTGGCATTATTCCGGTAATCGGAATCCCCCTGCCCTTAATTAGTTATGGTGGCTCTTCACTTTGGAGTTTTACCATCTTACTGTTTATCTTCTTAAAGCTGGATTCTAACCGGATGGGATTTATTTAG
- a CDS encoding penicillin-binding protein 2 yields the protein MDQLFNRKYIVQGLFIVIALILLGKLFYIQIISDAAFVSAESNVLRKIYKYPARGAILDRNMKVIVQNEPVYDLMVTPNEVKPFDTLALAQALDITFEDVRKNLKKARGKSSYQATPFLKQISVQSYARLQETLYRFPGFRTQDRTIRHYPDSVGGQLFGYVKEVSPVDIEKSEGFYKPGDYKGKSGLEFSYEETLRGEKGVINTVYDAHNTPQGSYADGKYDVNAVSGERLISGIDMRIQKLGEELMMNKVGAIVAIEPASGEILSLVSSPGYDPNLLVGRNQGNNYMEFIVGNPYRPSLVRPIMGYYPPGSSFKPVDALIGLQEGVIDPNTTFFCPHYYQAGNRKIKCEHFDGSISLRRGIARSCNTYFCYVFQKLITKNGMKNQRQTYQEWRDKVAKFGFGSKLDIDMPYERKGYFYTADHYDKVYGKRWGYTNVISQAIGQGEITATPLQMANAMAIIANRGYYIKPHLIKGIGDKNLVKKEYVVKNYVGVDARHFEPVIDGMQDAVNTSWGTAILSRIPDVVLCGKTGTVQNPHGKNHSVFIGFAPRDNPKIAIAVIVENAGYGSTYAAPIASYMIEKYLKGSVSGGRAAQVEWMKNQNLLPLLIDKTKKIKLTKADSLLLKKADSTKRIKDSLRIKSATIKQTVTTKPKELKSVIIDKPVIQK from the coding sequence ATGGATCAATTATTTAACCGAAAATATATCGTTCAAGGATTATTTATTGTAATCGCCCTGATTTTATTAGGGAAGTTATTTTATATCCAGATTATTAGCGATGCAGCTTTCGTTTCTGCAGAAAGTAACGTTTTAAGAAAAATATACAAGTACCCTGCCCGTGGTGCCATTCTAGACAGGAATATGAAGGTGATTGTACAGAATGAACCTGTATACGACCTCATGGTTACGCCAAACGAAGTAAAACCTTTTGATACCCTCGCGCTTGCTCAGGCTTTGGACATTACTTTTGAGGATGTCCGGAAAAACCTAAAAAAAGCAAGGGGAAAATCGAGTTATCAGGCTACCCCTTTCCTTAAACAGATTTCGGTGCAAAGTTATGCCCGTTTACAGGAGACACTTTACCGTTTCCCTGGATTTAGAACACAGGACAGAACCATCAGGCATTATCCCGATAGCGTTGGCGGACAGTTATTTGGTTATGTAAAAGAAGTAAGTCCCGTTGATATTGAAAAATCTGAAGGCTTTTATAAACCTGGCGATTATAAGGGCAAAAGTGGTTTAGAGTTTTCTTATGAAGAAACTTTAAGAGGCGAAAAGGGCGTAATTAATACGGTATACGATGCGCACAACACCCCACAGGGAAGTTATGCCGATGGTAAATATGATGTTAACGCGGTTTCTGGAGAAAGGTTGATCTCAGGGATTGATATGCGGATTCAAAAACTTGGTGAAGAGCTGATGATGAATAAGGTTGGTGCAATTGTAGCGATCGAACCTGCTTCGGGAGAAATTCTTTCACTGGTCAGCAGCCCGGGGTATGATCCAAATCTTTTGGTCGGTAGAAACCAGGGGAACAACTACATGGAATTTATTGTGGGTAATCCATATCGTCCTTCTTTAGTAAGGCCAATAATGGGTTACTATCCCCCAGGATCTTCTTTTAAACCCGTTGATGCGCTAATCGGATTGCAGGAGGGTGTAATCGATCCCAACACCACATTCTTTTGTCCACACTATTATCAGGCTGGAAACAGGAAAATTAAATGCGAACACTTTGATGGTTCCATTTCGCTGAGAAGGGGTATTGCCCGTTCCTGCAATACTTATTTTTGTTATGTTTTTCAAAAGTTAATCACCAAAAACGGGATGAAAAACCAAAGACAAACTTATCAGGAATGGCGCGATAAAGTAGCTAAATTTGGTTTCGGATCAAAACTGGACATCGATATGCCTTATGAAAGAAAGGGCTATTTTTATACCGCAGATCATTACGATAAAGTTTATGGTAAAAGATGGGGTTATACCAACGTCATCTCGCAGGCTATTGGCCAGGGTGAAATTACTGCTACTCCATTGCAGATGGCAAATGCTATGGCAATTATTGCCAACCGTGGTTACTACATCAAACCGCACTTAATTAAAGGTATCGGCGATAAAAACCTGGTTAAAAAAGAATATGTGGTTAAAAATTATGTAGGTGTAGATGCCAGACATTTTGAGCCGGTAATTGATGGTATGCAGGATGCGGTAAACACCAGCTGGGGAACCGCCATACTCTCACGAATTCCGGATGTGGTACTCTGCGGAAAAACAGGAACGGTACAAAATCCACATGGCAAAAACCACTCCGTATTCATAGGTTTTGCCCCAAGGGATAATCCGAAAATTGCCATCGCTGTAATTGTAGAAAATGCAGGTTATGGCAGTACTTATGCCGCACCAATTGCCAGTTACATGATCGAAAAATACCTGAAAGGTAGTGTAAGTGGTGGAAGAGCCGCTCAGGTAGAATGGATGAAAAATCAAAACCTGCTTCCTTTATTGATCGACAAAACCAAAAAAATCAAATTAACGAAAGCCGATAGTTTGTTGCTTAAAAAAGCAGATTCTACCAAGCGGATAAAAGATAGTTTGAGAATTAAATCGGCAACCATAAAACAAACGGTTACCACAAAGCCCAAAGAATTAAAATCAGTAATCATCGATAAACCTGTAATCCAGAAATAA